From Roseburia hominis, the proteins below share one genomic window:
- a CDS encoding oligopeptide/dipeptide ABC transporter ATP-binding protein: MDKEILMQARGIVKEFKTNGGIVHAVSGVDLDIYNGETLALVGESGCGKSTLGKVLMRLLPATSGSITFDHEDLSGMNSKQLREARKKMQLIFQDPYASLDPRMNVGQIISEPLRAYKVYKNKNEEEERVRALMDKVGIRSEFYNRYPHQFSGGQRQRVGIARALALNPKLIVCDEPVSALDVSIQAQILNLLHDLQKEFGLTYLFISHDLSVVRYISSRVCVMFLGKVCEIRDTDAIYSKPLHPYTKFLLDSTPQPNPERRKEDKELLTGEIPSPINPPSGCRFHPRCPYAQDICKQKEPELKPCDGGMCACHFPLK, from the coding sequence ATGGATAAAGAAATCTTAATGCAGGCGAGAGGGATCGTCAAGGAATTCAAGACAAACGGAGGAATCGTTCATGCAGTCAGCGGTGTCGACCTGGATATCTATAATGGTGAGACCCTTGCCCTGGTAGGTGAATCCGGCTGTGGAAAATCGACTTTGGGAAAGGTGCTGATGCGTCTGCTTCCGGCTACATCGGGAAGCATCACGTTCGACCATGAGGATCTCTCAGGCATGAATTCCAAGCAGCTCCGTGAGGCCCGCAAGAAGATGCAGCTGATTTTCCAGGATCCGTATGCCTCTTTGGACCCGCGAATGAATGTAGGGCAAATTATTTCCGAGCCGCTCCGTGCATACAAAGTATATAAAAATAAGAATGAAGAAGAGGAAAGAGTCAGGGCCTTAATGGATAAGGTAGGAATTCGGTCTGAATTTTACAACCGTTATCCGCATCAGTTCTCCGGCGGCCAGCGTCAGAGAGTGGGCATTGCAAGGGCACTTGCACTGAATCCGAAGTTGATTGTCTGCGATGAGCCTGTTTCTGCTTTGGATGTTTCGATTCAGGCACAGATTTTGAACCTTCTTCACGATCTGCAGAAAGAATTTGGCCTGACGTATTTGTTTATCAGCCATGACCTGAGTGTTGTACGTTACATTTCCAGCAGGGTCTGCGTGATGTTCCTGGGAAAGGTCTGCGAGATCAGGGATACCGATGCGATTTATAGCAAACCGCTTCACCCCTATACCAAATTCCTGTTGGATTCAACACCGCAGCCGAATCCGGAACGGCGCAAGGAAGATAAAGAGCTGCTGACCGGGGAAATCCCAAGCCCGATCAATCCGCCCAGCGGCTGCAGGTTCCACCCGCGTTGTCCATATGCGCAGGATATTTGCAAACAGAAGGAGCCGGAACTGAAACCGTGTGACGGCGGTATGTGTGCCTGCCATTTTCCGCTTAAGTAA
- a CDS encoding nucleotide pyrophosphohydrolase: MKSIEELQEKITAFRDERNWKQFHNPKDLAISISLEAAELLEIFQWSGADLEAADKKEKIEEELADVMIYCGLMADAVGLDIDEMILKKLKRNNEKYPVDKAYGSNAKYTELEMKK, translated from the coding sequence ATGAAAAGTATTGAAGAATTGCAGGAAAAGATAACAGCATTTAGGGATGAGCGCAACTGGAAACAGTTTCACAATCCAAAGGATCTTGCTATCTCTATCTCATTAGAGGCAGCGGAATTGTTGGAAATCTTTCAATGGTCCGGTGCAGATTTAGAAGCAGCGGACAAGAAAGAAAAGATAGAAGAAGAGCTTGCCGATGTCATGATATACTGCGGCCTTATGGCAGATGCAGTCGGCCTTGACATAGACGAAATGATATTGAAAAAACTAAAAAGAAATAATGAAAAATATCCTGTAGATAAGGCATACGGAAGCAATGCCAAATATACAGAACTGGAGATGAAAAAATGA
- a CDS encoding Fic family protein, with product MQYFSVTEIAKKWNISERSVRNYCAQGRVPGASLIGKTWSIPENAEKPERSNKKKGRPVTLLDILREEKASKYSGGIYHKTQIELTYNSNHIEGSRLTHDQTRYIFETNTIGVENGVLNVDDVIETANHFRCIDMIIDNAKAALTEKFIKELHLILKNGTSDSRKEWFAVGDYKKMPNEVSGMETALPEEVAGKIKALLTAYNSKEEKNLEDLMEFHVKFEKIHPFQDGNGRVGRLIMFKECLKYNIVPFIIEDNLKMFYYRGLKEWNNEKGYLTDTCLTAQDRYKAYLDYFRIAY from the coding sequence ATGCAATACTTTTCAGTTACTGAAATAGCAAAGAAATGGAATATTTCGGAACGCAGTGTGAGGAATTATTGTGCTCAGGGTCGTGTTCCAGGGGCTTCCCTTATCGGCAAGACCTGGAGTATTCCTGAAAATGCAGAAAAACCGGAGCGTTCTAATAAAAAGAAAGGGCGACCAGTCACATTATTGGACATTTTGCGGGAAGAAAAAGCCAGTAAGTATTCTGGCGGTATCTACCATAAGACGCAGATTGAGCTGACCTATAATTCCAATCATATCGAAGGTAGCCGACTAACTCACGATCAGACCAGATATATTTTTGAAACAAATACAATCGGTGTGGAAAATGGAGTCCTCAACGTGGACGATGTGATTGAAACAGCAAATCATTTTCGTTGTATTGACATGATTATTGATAACGCGAAAGCAGCGTTGACCGAAAAATTTATCAAAGAGCTTCATCTGATACTTAAGAATGGAACAAGTGATTCTAGAAAAGAGTGGTTTGCTGTAGGCGATTACAAGAAGATGCCGAATGAAGTCAGCGGTATGGAAACTGCACTTCCGGAAGAAGTTGCCGGCAAGATAAAAGCATTGCTGACAGCGTACAATTCCAAAGAAGAAAAAAACCTGGAGGATCTTATGGAATTCCATGTGAAATTTGAGAAAATTCACCCGTTTCAGGACGGAAATGGCCGTGTCGGTAGATTGATTATGTTTAAGGAGTGTCTGAAATATAACATTGTTCCATTTATCATCGAAGATAACTTAAAGATGTTTTACTATCGTGGATTGAAAGAATGGAATAATGAAAAGGGGTACCTGACGGATACTTGTTTGACAGCACAGGATAGATATAAGGCGTATTTGGATTATTTTAGAATTGCATATTAA
- a CDS encoding DUF2075 domain-containing protein, giving the protein MILYRSSAAEFCDEVERNLIVDQIEAAYVKGMGRRAGDGERRAWNNSMRFMETIVRKSAIPDDCGILIEYNIPSTSKRIDFVITGHDKNNASNFLIIELKQWETAEATEKEALVRTFLHNGIRETTHPAYQAYSYKKYLSDMNSAVYEGDIKVISCAYLHNYQKKEPEPLLQAQYREIVEDTPVFFSSDVEKLEEFIGRYVNKGRGMEILYAIENGKTAPSKKFVEYVAEIFEGNPVYTLLDEQKIAYSNIVDIALKARTKTAIIINGGPGTGKSVVAMNAFVTLLEKRVNVRFVAPNASFREGMVDTLGKKSSATKKRLKALFSGSAGFVHSYTDEFDVLICDEAHRLKKKGAFMYSGESQVEDLVKAAKVSVFFVDDNQMIRPDDEGSVERIKEVCEKYHADIQMVKLKAQFRCSGAEGYLNWVDHTLQIEDTANYDGWDDGAFDFRIFDDPNQLLREINRKNEEGFKARMLAGFAWPWTDAKSGNDNAQKEDVTIPECNFSMPWNSRKDQYSWATDESKRNQIGCIHTSQGLEFDYVGVIIGNDLKFDPDRRELYASFEDYRDSAGKKGLKNQPDKLTAYVKNIYRVLMSRGMKGCYIYCRDKNLEAYFRERRNEGE; this is encoded by the coding sequence ATGATCTTATATCGAAGCAGCGCGGCAGAGTTCTGTGATGAAGTCGAAAGAAATCTTATAGTAGATCAGATCGAGGCAGCCTACGTAAAGGGTATGGGAAGACGTGCCGGAGATGGCGAAAGGCGTGCGTGGAATAACTCTATGAGATTTATGGAAACAATCGTGAGAAAATCAGCTATTCCGGATGACTGTGGAATTCTGATCGAGTACAACATACCATCGACCAGTAAGCGAATAGACTTCGTGATCACAGGACACGACAAAAATAATGCTTCAAATTTTCTGATCATAGAGTTGAAGCAATGGGAAACAGCTGAGGCTACAGAGAAAGAGGCTTTGGTCAGGACTTTTTTGCATAACGGCATAAGGGAAACAACGCATCCGGCATATCAGGCTTATTCATATAAAAAATATCTTTCGGATATGAACTCAGCCGTTTATGAAGGAGATATCAAAGTGATATCGTGTGCATATTTGCATAATTATCAGAAGAAGGAACCGGAACCACTGCTGCAGGCGCAGTACAGGGAAATAGTAGAAGATACGCCGGTATTTTTCTCTTCAGATGTAGAAAAGTTAGAGGAGTTTATAGGCAGATATGTCAATAAAGGCCGGGGAATGGAGATCCTCTATGCAATCGAAAACGGAAAAACAGCACCATCTAAAAAATTTGTAGAATATGTGGCCGAAATCTTTGAGGGGAATCCTGTATATACGCTTCTGGATGAGCAGAAAATAGCATATTCCAATATCGTGGATATCGCGCTCAAAGCACGCACGAAAACGGCCATTATCATTAATGGCGGACCTGGAACAGGAAAATCGGTCGTTGCAATGAATGCTTTTGTAACACTGTTGGAGAAAAGAGTAAATGTGAGATTTGTGGCGCCCAACGCCTCGTTTAGAGAAGGCATGGTAGATACTCTCGGTAAGAAATCTTCAGCAACAAAAAAGAGGCTCAAAGCCCTGTTTTCGGGTTCGGCCGGTTTTGTACACTCATATACAGATGAGTTTGACGTCCTTATCTGTGATGAAGCCCATAGGCTAAAGAAAAAAGGTGCATTTATGTATTCCGGTGAAAGCCAGGTGGAGGATCTTGTAAAGGCCGCAAAGGTGAGTGTTTTCTTTGTTGACGATAATCAGATGATCCGGCCGGATGATGAAGGTTCTGTGGAAAGAATAAAAGAAGTTTGTGAAAAATATCATGCAGATATACAGATGGTGAAACTGAAAGCTCAGTTCAGATGTTCAGGGGCCGAAGGATATCTTAATTGGGTGGACCATACTCTGCAGATTGAGGACACCGCTAATTACGACGGGTGGGATGACGGAGCCTTCGATTTCAGGATTTTTGATGACCCGAATCAGCTTTTACGTGAAATTAACCGGAAAAATGAGGAAGGTTTTAAGGCAAGAATGCTCGCGGGTTTTGCCTGGCCATGGACAGATGCAAAGAGCGGAAACGACAATGCACAGAAGGAGGATGTGACCATCCCGGAGTGTAATTTCAGTATGCCATGGAACAGCCGAAAAGACCAGTATTCCTGGGCAACAGATGAGTCGAAAAGAAATCAGATCGGTTGTATTCATACATCTCAGGGTCTGGAGTTTGACTATGTCGGTGTCATTATAGGAAATGATCTTAAGTTTGACCCTGACCGAAGAGAGCTTTACGCCAGTTTTGAGGATTATCGTGATTCGGCGGGCAAAAAGGGGCTAAAGAACCAGCCGGACAAACTTACTGCATATGTCAAAAACATATACAGAGTACTTATGTCACGGGGGATGAAAGGGTGTTACATATATTGCAGGGATAAAAACCTTGAAGCGTATTTTAGGGAACGTAGGAATGAGGGAGAATAA
- a CDS encoding RNA 2'-phosphotransferase: MNLTSISRFMSLILRHKPETIDICIDEHGWAKVDELIAGIAKTHEFNMDILEEIVRTDNKQRYSFNEDKTLIRANQGHSIPVDVELDEVEPPAELWHGTGEKYVVSIDRQGLIPKSRLYVHLSKDEDTAVHVGKRHGKPVIYIVKAGEMYKDGYKFFLSKNGVWLTKKVPVQYLVKE, translated from the coding sequence GTGAATTTAACAAGTATAAGCAGATTCATGAGCTTAATCCTACGTCATAAGCCGGAAACAATCGATATCTGCATTGATGAACATGGCTGGGCCAAGGTTGATGAGCTTATTGCAGGAATTGCCAAGACTCATGAATTCAATATGGATATCTTGGAAGAAATTGTCCGAACGGATAACAAGCAGAGATATTCTTTTAATGAAGATAAGACTTTGATCCGAGCGAATCAGGGGCATTCTATTCCTGTTGATGTGGAATTGGACGAGGTTGAGCCACCGGCGGAATTGTGGCATGGAACCGGAGAAAAATATGTTGTATCGATTGACAGGCAGGGACTTATTCCTAAGAGTAGGTTGTATGTGCATCTATCAAAGGATGAGGATACGGCGGTTCATGTTGGAAAGCGTCACGGTAAGCCTGTGATTTATATAGTCAAAGCCGGTGAAATGTATAAGGATGGTTACAAATTTTTCTTATCTAAGAATGGAGTATGGCTTACAAAAAAAGTTCCGGTTCAGTATTTGGTAAAGGAGTAA
- a CDS encoding DNA/RNA helicase domain-containing protein: MYLFCEEVGKLARMTGEEIVGILKERISSDENLQEIYYKNNCYNESEVNSWKNSIPALLNVLNRNGFGALRAVLEYSLPYIDERMDVVLLGKGPDGNMAVVIVELKQWKEILTEGVCEKTFVRIPEDPENERKHPCMQLNTYETLLKLYHKKVRDNGIKVYSLAYLHNFVNKEQLFCNQYELFKKTYDRQVFVKGAEAELIAYIERFLTRDGIGNKYQEFLEGEFENPKEVFDKIGKLLKGERCITLLKEQPEISAQITKEIKQAEITGNKVIALISGAPGTGKSVLGLFLMSFYYRNNGNNGSGILYSTPNRTLKEVLNFNIWNKDTGISGPGGNSILNTYNLKNGKKRINFLVIDEAQRLQKLDSELEKLIDKTNILIILQDDDQIVRMSEEGTRNHITCCINNYKKRVNSHIVFRDDFYLKTNLRNGSGAEFEKIVNQYLSNEKSTLGLSAGVKGFEVSVKENLSEIEAELSGKSQNFRCKWLAPFCWSWNRNNEESLDIHIPDQNFHHPWNPLRNQAEWYAYREEKNLRQVGCVYTCQGLEFDYVGLIVWDDLYWDHDRWRVDLNKIKDYTFIKEIVEKYGGKLQNDFSVAYGNVRYRDINAFLEERNADFDEIITLVKNTYRILFTRATKGIYIWFRRPEEKEKFLELFQSI; the protein is encoded by the coding sequence ATGTATTTGTTTTGTGAAGAAGTCGGAAAGCTGGCACGAATGACCGGCGAAGAAATTGTAGGTATCTTAAAGGAGAGGATTTCCAGTGATGAGAATTTACAGGAAATTTATTACAAGAACAACTGTTACAATGAAAGTGAAGTAAATTCGTGGAAAAATTCAATCCCGGCGTTGCTGAACGTACTGAACCGGAATGGGTTTGGAGCTTTGCGGGCGGTGCTTGAGTATTCGCTTCCGTACATAGATGAACGGATGGATGTTGTGCTTCTTGGGAAAGGGCCGGATGGAAATATGGCGGTTGTCATTGTGGAGCTGAAGCAATGGAAGGAGATACTGACGGAAGGAGTTTGTGAAAAGACCTTTGTCCGTATTCCGGAAGACCCGGAGAACGAAAGGAAACATCCATGTATGCAGCTGAATACCTATGAGACATTGCTGAAGCTATATCATAAAAAGGTCAGAGATAATGGAATTAAAGTGTATAGTCTGGCATATCTTCACAATTTTGTGAATAAAGAACAGTTATTTTGTAATCAGTATGAACTCTTCAAAAAGACGTATGACAGACAGGTATTTGTAAAAGGTGCAGAAGCAGAGCTTATCGCTTATATAGAAAGATTTCTGACGAGGGATGGCATCGGTAATAAGTATCAGGAATTTTTAGAGGGTGAGTTTGAAAATCCAAAGGAGGTTTTTGATAAAATAGGGAAACTTCTGAAGGGAGAAAGATGTATCACTTTATTAAAGGAGCAGCCGGAGATTAGTGCACAGATTACGAAAGAAATAAAACAGGCAGAAATAACCGGTAATAAAGTGATCGCGTTGATTTCAGGCGCTCCGGGAACCGGGAAAAGTGTTCTGGGCTTATTCTTAATGAGCTTTTATTACAGAAATAACGGGAATAACGGAAGTGGAATTCTCTATTCGACTCCGAACAGGACGCTGAAGGAGGTACTGAATTTTAATATTTGGAATAAGGATACGGGAATATCAGGGCCGGGCGGCAATTCGATTCTGAATACTTACAATTTGAAAAATGGGAAAAAGCGGATTAATTTTCTGGTGATAGACGAAGCGCAGCGGCTGCAGAAGTTAGACAGTGAGTTGGAAAAATTGATTGACAAGACTAATATACTGATTATTTTACAGGATGACGACCAGATTGTCCGGATGAGTGAAGAGGGGACCCGGAACCATATTACCTGTTGTATTAACAACTACAAAAAACGTGTGAACTCCCATATTGTTTTCAGGGATGACTTTTATTTGAAAACGAATTTAAGAAATGGAAGCGGTGCGGAATTTGAAAAGATCGTGAATCAGTATCTGTCGAATGAAAAAAGCACATTGGGTCTGTCTGCCGGCGTAAAAGGCTTTGAAGTCAGCGTAAAAGAAAATCTATCCGAAATTGAGGCAGAGCTGTCTGGCAAAAGCCAGAATTTTAGGTGCAAGTGGCTGGCACCGTTTTGCTGGAGCTGGAACAGAAATAATGAAGAAAGTCTGGATATCCATATTCCCGACCAGAATTTTCACCATCCATGGAATCCGCTCAGGAATCAGGCGGAATGGTATGCATACAGGGAGGAAAAGAACTTGAGACAAGTCGGCTGTGTGTATACATGCCAGGGACTGGAATTTGACTATGTAGGGCTGATCGTCTGGGACGATCTGTACTGGGATCATGACAGATGGAGGGTTGATCTCAATAAGATCAAAGACTATACTTTTATAAAAGAAATCGTTGAAAAGTATGGTGGAAAGCTGCAGAATGATTTTTCCGTGGCTTATGGAAACGTCAGGTATCGGGATATTAATGCTTTTTTGGAAGAACGTAATGCAGATTTTGATGAGATCATTACCCTCGTCAAAAATACATACAGGATTCTTTTCACAAGGGCGACAAAGGGGATTTATATCTGGTTCAGGCGGCCGGAAGAAAAAGAGAAATTTTTGGAGCTTTTCCAATCAATATAG
- a CDS encoding ABC transporter ATP-binding protein, producing MVEQEKNTPVLLHIENLKTVIRSRKDKLVPVDGVDIEIRQKETVGIVGESGCGKSMTAMSVMGLLPSSAYIEEGRIMLRDMDLTKLSPKELRKITGDKISIIFQEPMTSLNPVVKVGKQVREAILLHEKISKEEATKRVINIFRQVGIPEPERRYHAYPHQLSGGLRQRVMIGMAMVCNPDLLIADEPTTALDVTIEAQILHLMRQLQKDKGTSILMITHNLGVVAELCDKVYVMYAGKVVEHAEVSELFRNPMHPYSRGLLGALPKMDSNERLDSIEGMVPSLKDMPTGCRFAPRCPMATERCRNEEPPLKDMGNGHEVRCFTPCHKEGK from the coding sequence ATGGTAGAGCAGGAAAAGAATACTCCGGTATTGTTACATATTGAAAACTTAAAGACGGTTATCAGGAGCAGGAAGGATAAATTAGTTCCGGTAGATGGCGTCGATATCGAGATTCGGCAGAAAGAGACCGTGGGAATCGTTGGCGAATCCGGGTGCGGAAAAAGTATGACGGCAATGTCCGTGATGGGGCTGCTTCCGAGTTCGGCTTACATTGAAGAAGGAAGAATCATGCTTAGGGATATGGACCTTACAAAGTTAAGTCCAAAAGAACTGAGAAAGATTACCGGAGATAAAATTTCCATCATCTTTCAGGAGCCGATGACCAGTTTAAATCCTGTTGTGAAAGTGGGAAAACAGGTGCGTGAAGCCATTTTGCTGCATGAGAAGATCAGTAAAGAGGAAGCTACTAAGCGTGTGATCAATATTTTCCGCCAGGTCGGTATTCCGGAGCCGGAACGCCGCTATCACGCCTATCCGCATCAGCTTTCCGGCGGTCTGAGACAGCGGGTCATGATCGGTATGGCGATGGTATGTAATCCGGACCTGCTGATCGCTGACGAGCCGACTACGGCGCTTGACGTAACAATTGAAGCGCAGATTCTGCATCTGATGCGGCAATTGCAGAAAGACAAAGGGACTTCGATTTTGATGATCACGCATAACCTGGGAGTGGTAGCGGAGTTGTGCGATAAAGTATATGTAATGTATGCAGGGAAAGTGGTCGAGCATGCGGAGGTTTCCGAATTGTTCCGTAATCCTATGCACCCATATAGCCGGGGACTTTTAGGTGCTCTGCCGAAGATGGACAGCAATGAGCGTCTGGATAGTATTGAAGGTATGGTTCCGAGCTTAAAGGATATGCCGACCGGTTGTAGATTTGCTCCCAGATGTCCTATGGCAACTGAGCGCTGCCGAAATGAGGAGCCGCCTCTTAAAGATATGGGAAATGGCCATGAGGTGCGTTGCTTTACGCCCTGCCATAAGGAGGGAAAATAA